CGAGGCCTATGCCTCCCGCGGAAGAATCATGGTCATGAACGACCTGCTCAGCGGAGACCTTGAGATCAACCAAGACGTGGTCGATTGGGCATACACATGTACCACATGCAAGAACTGCCAGGAGACATGTACAGCCACTGCTGAAGGCATCCATCTTCCTGACATGATTGAAGCGCTCAGAAAGGACCTTGTTCTCAATGGATTCGAAATGCCGAAGCACGTCGAGGTCGAGCAGTCGGTCATCAACTATGCGAATCCGTACAAGGAGCCAGCAGAGTCTCGCCTCAGTCTGTTTGGCGACCGGGTGTGGCCAGAGACCGCTGAGGTAGTCTACTTCGTCGGGTGCACGAGCGCATATCGAGAACAGGAGATCGCCCGGACCACCGTGGACCTTCTCACCAAGATAGGGGTTGACTTCACAGTACTGCCCGATGAGAGGTGCTGCGGTTCGGTTCTTCTCCGGCTGGGTCGTACCAAGTCATTCGCAGCGCTCACGGAACACAACATAGCAGCGGTGAAACGGGCCGGGGCCAAGAAGCTTGTCACGGCATGTGCAGGCTGCTTCAGGACCTGGAAGGTCGATGTGAAGAAGCAGGGCTATGACTATCCCTTTGAAGTGTTGCACATTACCGAGTACCTCGACCAGCTCATCCAGGAAGGTAGGGCCTCATTTGCGTCAGATGTTCCTCTGAGAGTCACCTATCATGACCCATGCCACTTGGGTCGTCATGCTGAAGTCTACGAGGCTCCTAGGAGGGTCATTCAGTCCGTCGGCAACGTGCAGCTCGTCGAGATGGAGACGAACAAGAGATACGCTCACTGCTGTGGGGCTGGAGGCGGGGTGAAGAACAGTCATGGCCGCCTGTCCGAACAGATTGCATCGGACAGAATCGCAGAGGCGGAAGCGACAGGTGCTACGGTCCTTGTCACCGCATGTCCCTTCTGTCATCGCGGCTTGACCGACGGTGCAAAGCTGAAGAAGAGTTCGCTTACCATCCTGGACCTGCCCACCTTTCTGCTGCCATCCTACAAGGGGGCTGGGACACGACACTCTGCCACGGCGAGCACACTCAAGAGCACTTTCATGGAGTACTTGAGACAACATCCGAGGATCTTTGAAGGTCTGAAGAAGGAAGCGGTCATCGACTATGAAGTCGAGGGAGAGAGGTTCCATGTGCTTGTGACTGGAAAGAACACCATAGAGGTCGTCCCAGTCAGAGCAGAGAATCCCGATGTTGAGCTCACCTTCTCACCGGGGGCAGTGCGTAAGCTCGTGGCCTTCGAAAGAGAGGACGACTATGCTCACCAGTTCGGTCTGTTCTTCAAGGAGCCAACCCATGACGAATGGATTCGGTTCGTCCTCCGCCTCAACATAGTCAAACTACTGATGAAGGGCTACAGGAGGTTCGCACAGAAGGCTGGGCTCATCTAGTGCTCTCGCATGGGACACGGCAGTCTCCTGTCCAGATGCACGGGAACACCATGTTGTCTGTGCAGACTGCGACTCCAACTGCCGATTCCTACGGAGGCCGGATATGCCTAGGTGTGCAGGGTTGGCAGCTGCTGCCGCGAGTTTGGACAGTCTTGTACATACGCAGTGTGATGCATGTGTGTGTCTGCGCGGTCACACTACTCCCGGGGTCTGCTCGACAGTTGACGAGTCGTCAAGGTGTGCTCCTTCACAGTGCCGCCCCTTGACGGACCACGTTGGCATCGCGTGCATGTCCAACCTTGTCCAACCAAGAGTGAACGGTGTTGGGCTTATATGTCCGAATGTAGACGTCCTGAGCCGAGGTCGTCTTGGTAGCACTCGACAGCCCTCAGGAAGTGAGCCTGGTGTCGCCCCACGAGATTGACCCCGAGTCCCGTGCTTCACTTGTGGAGCTGGTGACAATCGGAACATCAGGGTAGGGATCTTGGCAGGGCTCACTACTGCTGGCGCTGCCATCAGTGTGTGTTGCGACTCATGGAGAATGATCCTATGATATGGGATGTTGACAATGTGTTGGTGCTGTCGGCGCACACCGATGACATGGAGGTTGGCGCGGGTGCGACAGTGAGGCGTCTTGTGGAGAGCGGAGCCAAAGTGAAGTCACTGGTCTTCAGCGACTGCAAGAAGAGCGTTGATATCAGCAAGTACCCTTTGGATGTGCTGAGGACAGAGTGCCGGGCCGCCGCAGACCATATTGGAATCAAGGACCTGACTATCCTGGAGTTGCCTGTCCGTGATTTTCCCAACCACAGGCAGGAGATACTAGAAACCATCTATGCACTGCGTAAGAAAGACGATTTCGACCTTGTCCTGACTTTGTGGACCGGGGACCTGCATCAAGACCATAAGGTCGTGGCCGAAGAGACGTTCCGGGCCTTCATGAGAACCGACGTCTCTGTGCTGTCTTACGAAGTGGCTGGCAGCAGCCCCGGATTTGTTCCACAGGTCTTCTTTCCTCTCGCTGAGGATGATGTGGAGAGGAAGATGGAGATGCTCAGCCTCTATCGATCGCAGGTCGAACGAAGAGGGTACTTCACAATCAACGCTGTGAGGTCCGTGATGGGATACCATGGGCATCACTGCGGCGCGCCATATGCAGAAGCATTCTCACTACACCGAGGGGTTGTCTGTGGCTTTGGGCGGAAGGCGCATCACAGTTAGACTTGTGGGTCGAACGCTCTTGTCGTCCTCTTGCGGTCTGTTCGGTGCGCCTGACTGTCTGTGACGGGCTACAGGAGTAATCGCATTCTGAGAACCCGTCGTCAGTTCCACTTCGTCAGACATCTACGATGCTAGTGCGGGGCGAGACCTCTTCAGTGGAGTACCCAGCAGTTCGGATAGTTGGGTCGTATACACAGACGTACACATGAATCCGCCACGCCATGTCTCTCGTGAGGCGGGCGCGCATCAGTTGGAGTCGTGCTCTCCCGCACAAGGTTATTATCTTGCAGAAGCCCGAACGACCACGTGGAAAAACCATGAGAGTCCGGTCAAAGAGAGCCTTGGTGCTCTCACCACATACCGATGATGCTGTCCTCGGAGCAGGCATTCTGTTGCACAGACTGAGTGCACAGGGTTGCAGGGTCACCTATCTCGCCTTCACAAGCTGCAATGACACTCTGGTAGGCACTGAGTTTCCCGAGGGTGAGATCGAACGGGAAGACAGGAACGCATTGAAGCTGCTTGGCATAGATGATGTACACTACCTTGAGTACAAGAACAAACATCTGGAGGCTCACAGGCAGGAGATTCTTGATAAGATGTACACCTTTCGTGCGGACAACGACATGGACCTAGTGATTGCGCCGCATGCGGGCGACTTCCATCAGGACCATCAGACCATTGGAAGAGAGGCACTCAGGATGTCGACTCGGCATGGAGTGACTGTATTGCAGTACCCGGTCATAGGCACCTCAAAGGACTTCAACCCGAATCTCTTTGTCCCCGTGTCTGAAGAGGAGGCACGTCTGAAGATGCGTGCCATCTCATGCTACAAGACTCAGTTCAGGCTGAGGAAGAACTGGTTTGACCTCGACCTCTTCTGGTCGGAGCTGAAGACGAATGGAGTGTACATCGACACCAAGTATGCAGAGGCCTTTGTACAGGTCAAGGGCACATGGATCCTGGAATAGAATGCAGTGTGCTAAGAGGACTGACTATGAAGATGACCTGGACCGAAGAAATGCGCATTGACTTCCACCGGTACTGCGCCTTCTGCACCGGGTCGTGTAGCTCGCCGGGCCCGGTGTCTGCAGAGTATGTCCTTGTTACCAATGTGTGGAACGAGTCTGGCAGAGTGTCCAAGGCATTTCAGAGCGTTCTTGGTCAGACGAAGCGGCCCAGGGTCTGGTTATGGATGGAAGATGGGTCAACAGACGACACCTTCCAACAGATAGAGCGTGAAGCGAGAGCGCACCCTGAGCTGGAGGTGTGGATTGAACGGATGCCCAAGAAGAAGAAGGGCAACTTCTACAAACTCGGCAAGACTCACGAAGCAATCATGGGCCGAGTACGCGATCGGATAGACCGTCTGGGAGTACAGTACTTCGCCATCTTGGATGTTGATACCACACCGTGTCCAAATTACTTTGCAAGGATGTGTCACATCTTGGAGTCCAGACCACAACTCGGCGCAGTGTCTGGCTATCCGATTGGAGAGTGGGCTCTTAGAGTTGCGGCCCAGCCGATGAACACGGGCAAGGTGGTGAGGTGGAGCGTGGTCCGGCAGACACACGAGTACTGGGACTTCTGTCCCGACACCTTCTACAACATCAAGGCATTAGCCATGGGCTTTGACGTGGACGTGCTTTGCGTGCCTGTCCTTCAAGACCGCCCAAGCACCAACACGACTCCTGAAGGTGTGTTGCGACTCGGTCGCGTTTCCTACTATGGTGGCAGGACCTTCTGGGGTATAGTCACTAGGGCGCTTCGGCGAGTGGTCACGCGACAACACGGGACGCAGCTCCTGCGTGGCTACTTCATGGAGTGGAAACGGGGGACCTGGAAATGTTACGACCCGGACGTCAGGAGGTTCTTCAGAGAAGGTGGCAATCCGATATCGACTGTACTCGGTCTCATCCGAACTCGCATGAGGGGGAAAGGCTCCACACTGCGCTGATGTTGCGTCTGTGAGAATACAATCTGGTTGCGACATGTACATTGTTCAGCTCCAACGCCCGACAACTCTGCTAGATGGGCTTGGTCTGACTCCCAACGGAGCCAATCAATGCCTTCTTGTATATGTCCCACCGAGTCCGGCACAGGTATCCTCTCCACAGGGGCAACGAAGTCCTAGTGACTTCGTGACGTGATTCCTATGCATATTCGGACTCGGATGTCCATTCGGCAGCATGAGATTGTCTTGGTCGATGTCTTTGGCTGCCCGGTAGCGCAACATGTTCTGTCGCCTTTGTCCCATTGCTCATGTGAAGAGCGATGTATCACTGGGTATCTGACATGAACCTCTTCACGCGGTCTTTCATGACCAGCCGCCATACATCGTTGGGCATTGCATACACCCCTGCAACAGTCGTACCC
The genomic region above belongs to Candidatus Thorarchaeota archaeon and contains:
- a CDS encoding (Fe-S)-binding protein, with amino-acid sequence MELKNLAKYQEELFLCGRCGDCSLADKTVASDRDVFHPCAVKNVLGFEAYASRGRIMVMNDLLSGDLEINQDVVDWAYTCTTCKNCQETCTATAEGIHLPDMIEALRKDLVLNGFEMPKHVEVEQSVINYANPYKEPAESRLSLFGDRVWPETAEVVYFVGCTSAYREQEIARTTVDLLTKIGVDFTVLPDERCCGSVLLRLGRTKSFAALTEHNIAAVKRAGAKKLVTACAGCFRTWKVDVKKQGYDYPFEVLHITEYLDQLIQEGRASFASDVPLRVTYHDPCHLGRHAEVYEAPRRVIQSVGNVQLVEMETNKRYAHCCGAGGGVKNSHGRLSEQIASDRIAEAEATGATVLVTACPFCHRGLTDGAKLKKSSLTILDLPTFLLPSYKGAGTRHSATASTLKSTFMEYLRQHPRIFEGLKKEAVIDYEVEGERFHVLVTGKNTIEVVPVRAENPDVELTFSPGAVRKLVAFEREDDYAHQFGLFFKEPTHDEWIRFVLRLNIVKLLMKGYRRFAQKAGLI
- a CDS encoding PIG-L family deacetylase; the encoded protein is MENDPMIWDVDNVLVLSAHTDDMEVGAGATVRRLVESGAKVKSLVFSDCKKSVDISKYPLDVLRTECRAAADHIGIKDLTILELPVRDFPNHRQEILETIYALRKKDDFDLVLTLWTGDLHQDHKVVAEETFRAFMRTDVSVLSYEVAGSSPGFVPQVFFPLAEDDVERKMEMLSLYRSQVERRGYFTINAVRSVMGYHGHHCGAPYAEAFSLHRGVVCGFGRKAHHS
- a CDS encoding PIG-L family deacetylase; the protein is MRVRSKRALVLSPHTDDAVLGAGILLHRLSAQGCRVTYLAFTSCNDTLVGTEFPEGEIEREDRNALKLLGIDDVHYLEYKNKHLEAHRQEILDKMYTFRADNDMDLVIAPHAGDFHQDHQTIGREALRMSTRHGVTVLQYPVIGTSKDFNPNLFVPVSEEEARLKMRAISCYKTQFRLRKNWFDLDLFWSELKTNGVYIDTKYAEAFVQVKGTWILE